From the Paenibacillus sp. FSL H8-0548 genome, one window contains:
- a CDS encoding sugar ABC transporter permease yields MKKYAKLLPFFVPGIALYLALFIYPTVTGFYYSLTDWDGLSPSYQFVGADNYANVAKDIIFRKSIVNNIKFMVAVVIVQTVVSLLLALQLSKQKKVNVALRSLFFVPTILSSVSVGFIWTFVYDPSLGLLNGLLEAVGLSSWTQNWLGDAGIAIFSIAAVQAWAHIGQMIILFVAGLQAIPEELLESAKLDGATRLQLFFRVIWPLLAPAAAIVVSYTTIQSFKAFDLVFTMTGGGPAYSTEILSTYIYNSAFMNYTFGKASTASVYFLLLISFITFLQFRALRTDRVSY; encoded by the coding sequence ATGAAAAAGTATGCGAAGCTTTTACCGTTTTTTGTGCCTGGCATTGCGCTCTACCTCGCACTATTTATTTATCCGACGGTAACGGGTTTTTATTACTCCTTAACGGATTGGGACGGCTTATCGCCGTCCTATCAGTTTGTCGGTGCAGATAATTATGCGAATGTAGCGAAGGATATCATATTTCGAAAATCGATCGTGAATAATATTAAGTTTATGGTCGCTGTCGTCATTGTACAGACAGTTGTTTCGCTGCTGCTCGCACTTCAGCTGTCGAAGCAGAAAAAGGTCAATGTAGCGCTGCGCTCGCTTTTTTTTGTTCCTACTATTTTGTCATCGGTATCCGTTGGATTTATTTGGACATTTGTATACGACCCGTCACTCGGTCTATTGAATGGCTTGCTGGAGGCAGTAGGACTCTCTTCATGGACGCAAAACTGGCTTGGCGATGCGGGCATTGCCATTTTTTCGATTGCTGCTGTTCAAGCTTGGGCGCATATTGGACAAATGATTATTTTGTTCGTGGCGGGACTCCAAGCTATACCTGAGGAGCTGCTAGAATCTGCCAAGCTTGATGGCGCGACAAGGCTGCAGTTGTTTTTCCGAGTGATATGGCCGCTCTTAGCACCAGCTGCGGCGATTGTAGTATCCTATACGACGATTCAATCGTTCAAAGCGTTTGATCTTGTGTTTACGATGACCGGAGGGGGACCGGCCTATTCCACCGAAATTTTGTCGACGTACATTTACAATTCAGCTTTTATGAACTATACCTTTGGCAAAGCATCAACGGCATCCGTGTATTTCCTTTTGCTGATTTCGTTTATTACGTTTTTGCAGTTCCGCGCATTGCGGACAGATCGCGTATCCTATTAG
- a CDS encoding carbohydrate ABC transporter permease, which produces MVLKWLGRLLLLLFAAAILVPLLIVLFTSLKTTPQFYASPLGLPESLSFHNFKSLFDGQPMWGYFRNSIVVTSATVGLELLLSGFIAYGILRSGKRVGAAVFGLFAIGLMVPSQVNMIPIYTFVHKLGWSNSLTGLIIVSVSVLLPLSVFMLSGFMKTLPKEILEAGEIDGAGEWTLLVRITFPLSAPYLAATAAFLFVIVWNDLLFPMLLLNGKDKLTLPLAMLQFRGEYITDYPVLLAGVVVTALPMVALFIFLQRYFISGALAGSLKG; this is translated from the coding sequence TTGGTTTTAAAATGGTTAGGTAGATTGCTGCTGCTGCTCTTCGCGGCTGCTATCCTTGTTCCGCTGCTTATTGTTTTATTTACCTCATTAAAGACAACGCCGCAATTTTACGCAAGTCCGTTAGGCTTACCAGAGTCGTTGTCGTTCCACAACTTTAAGTCTTTATTTGATGGACAGCCGATGTGGGGTTATTTTCGCAATAGCATTGTCGTTACGAGCGCTACAGTTGGGCTTGAGCTGCTGCTTTCCGGTTTCATTGCCTATGGTATATTGCGTTCTGGCAAAAGAGTAGGCGCTGCTGTGTTCGGATTATTCGCTATAGGCTTAATGGTGCCTTCACAGGTGAATATGATCCCGATCTATACCTTCGTGCATAAGCTGGGCTGGAGCAATTCATTGACGGGCTTGATCATTGTGTCCGTATCTGTGCTTCTGCCGCTGTCTGTGTTCATGCTCTCAGGCTTTATGAAAACTTTACCAAAAGAAATTCTCGAGGCAGGTGAAATTGACGGCGCAGGCGAGTGGACCTTGCTGGTGCGGATCACTTTCCCGCTTAGTGCGCCATATCTTGCGGCAACGGCAGCTTTTTTGTTCGTCATCGTATGGAATGATCTGTTATTCCCGATGCTGCTGCTGAACGGAAAAGATAAGCTGACGCTTCCGCTTGCGATGCTTCAATTCCGCGGTGAATACATTACAGACTATCCTGTACTACTCGCTGGTGTCGTGGTGACGGCTTTGCCGATGGTTGCATTGTTTATCTTCTTGCAGCGTTACTTCATATCCGGCGCACTTGCGGGCTCTTTGAAGGGTTAG
- a CDS encoding extracellular solute-binding protein has translation MSRLRKPQWVLLALTIILSVVLSACGSNNSTTNANGNKPSEGGSSDKPVTISFIHWRGEDAAVLDNIIKKFEEENKNIKVETQVFPSDQYQSTAQAKLLDGSVGDVFASFPGAQFEAIAKAGLFTDLSGASFLANFTSSLIESGQKDGKQLAVPYQLVYNIPIYNVKLFEKYGIEVPKDWDGFLAAAEKLKQEGIVPIAFPGADIGPGQFMNPMVMNNAPDEDIFVKLEAGEAQLTDEWWVKTLTQFKELNDKGYFQKDALGTKGDAAGALFVQEKAAILATGSYQLVGNKKNNPDLQQGLIAPITVPADQAVFEGIHTTTFMLAVNSKSKHPEEAKKFLEFLSGKEIAGEYANGTGQNVTVKDVAYTSDELNAVAEWTSKKTRFQPRFTIKNAEVQKAVTSSIQAVLGGTEPAKAAADAQAIVNQQIGK, from the coding sequence ATGAGTCGATTACGCAAGCCGCAATGGGTGCTTCTAGCTCTAACTATAATCTTAAGTGTTGTGCTTTCGGCCTGCGGGTCCAATAATTCAACGACGAATGCAAACGGGAATAAGCCTTCTGAGGGAGGCTCTAGTGATAAGCCGGTAACGATCAGTTTTATTCACTGGCGCGGTGAGGATGCTGCGGTGCTTGATAACATTATTAAGAAGTTTGAGGAAGAAAATAAAAACATCAAGGTAGAAACGCAGGTGTTCCCGTCTGATCAATACCAGTCCACGGCACAGGCGAAGCTGCTGGATGGCTCAGTAGGAGACGTGTTCGCTTCTTTCCCAGGCGCTCAGTTTGAGGCTATTGCGAAAGCAGGCTTGTTCACTGATTTGAGTGGCGCATCGTTTCTTGCTAATTTCACTTCTTCCTTAATCGAGTCGGGGCAAAAGGATGGCAAGCAGCTGGCAGTTCCTTATCAGCTCGTCTACAACATTCCGATTTATAATGTGAAGCTGTTTGAAAAATACGGGATTGAGGTGCCGAAGGATTGGGATGGCTTCCTTGCAGCGGCGGAGAAGCTTAAGCAAGAAGGCATTGTCCCTATCGCATTCCCAGGTGCAGACATTGGCCCAGGGCAGTTCATGAATCCGATGGTGATGAACAACGCGCCGGACGAGGATATTTTTGTGAAGCTTGAAGCGGGTGAGGCCCAGCTTACCGATGAGTGGTGGGTTAAGACGCTGACTCAGTTCAAGGAGCTGAATGACAAGGGCTACTTCCAGAAGGATGCGCTTGGAACGAAGGGGGACGCAGCGGGCGCGCTGTTCGTACAGGAGAAAGCGGCTATTTTGGCAACGGGCTCTTACCAGCTGGTAGGCAATAAGAAAAACAATCCGGATCTTCAGCAAGGGCTGATCGCACCCATTACGGTACCTGCTGACCAAGCCGTGTTCGAAGGTATTCATACGACGACGTTTATGCTTGCCGTGAACAGCAAGTCGAAGCATCCAGAGGAAGCGAAGAAGTTTTTGGAATTTCTAAGCGGCAAGGAAATTGCCGGTGAATATGCGAATGGTACGGGGCAGAATGTAACGGTAAAAGACGTGGCATATACAAGCGATGAGTTGAATGCTGTTGCGGAATGGACATCGAAGAAAACACGCTTCCAACCACGCTTTACCATCAAAAATGCTGAGGTTCAAAAAGCAGTCACCAGCTCGATTCAAGCTGTATTAGGCGGAACGGAGCCAGCGAAGGCTGCGGCTGATGCACAAGCAATCGTGAACCAGCAGATAGGAAAATAA